From Sphingomonas nostoxanthinifaciens, a single genomic window includes:
- the miaA gene encoding tRNA (adenosine(37)-N6)-dimethylallyltransferase MiaA codes for MSDPESLPRLALIAGPTASGKSARALTLAEDARGTIINADATQVYRDLRILSARPDANEEARAPHRLFGHRDGADACSAADWAAEAEAAIAEAHAAGRLPILVGGTGLYIRTLLDGIAPVPEIDPAVRAEVRALPTATAHAALTNEDPAAAARLHPNDTSRIQRALEVIRATGRPIEDWRTERVGGIRGAVALTIEVIDPPVAELYARCDTRVDRMIAAGGLDEVAALVARGLDPALPVMRAIGVAPFAASLAGTLALSAAINEVKQATRNYAKRQRTWLRHQLIKNDG; via the coding sequence ATGTCTGATCCGGAAAGCCTGCCGAGGCTGGCGCTCATCGCAGGCCCGACCGCGAGCGGCAAGTCGGCGCGCGCGCTGACGCTGGCCGAAGACGCGCGCGGCACGATCATCAACGCCGATGCGACCCAGGTCTATCGCGACCTGCGCATCCTCTCCGCGCGTCCCGACGCGAACGAGGAGGCGCGCGCGCCGCACCGCCTGTTCGGCCATCGCGACGGCGCCGACGCCTGCTCGGCGGCGGACTGGGCCGCGGAGGCGGAGGCGGCGATCGCCGAGGCGCATGCGGCGGGGCGTCTGCCGATCCTCGTCGGCGGCACCGGCCTCTACATCCGGACATTGCTCGACGGGATCGCGCCGGTGCCGGAGATCGATCCGGCGGTGCGCGCCGAGGTGCGCGCGCTGCCGACCGCGACGGCACATGCCGCGCTGACGAACGAAGATCCGGCGGCGGCGGCGCGCCTCCACCCCAACGACACCAGCCGCATTCAGCGCGCGCTGGAGGTGATCCGCGCGACCGGCCGCCCGATCGAGGATTGGCGCACCGAGCGCGTCGGCGGCATCCGTGGCGCGGTGGCGCTGACGATCGAGGTGATCGATCCGCCGGTGGCCGAACTCTATGCGCGCTGCGATACGCGGGTCGACCGGATGATCGCGGCCGGTGGCCTCGACGAGGTGGCGGCGCTGGTCGCGCGCGGGCTCGATCCCGCGCTGCCGGTGATGCGCGCGATCGGGGTGGCGCCGTTCGCCGCCAGTCTCGCGGGCACGCTGGCGCTATCCGCGGCGATTAACGAGGTTAAACAGGCCACCCGCAACTATGCGAAGCGCCAGCGCACGTGGCTGCGCCATCAGCTCATCAAAAATGATGGTTAA
- a CDS encoding GNAT family N-acetyltransferase produces MDPAIAIRAERPEDGPTIGDIVRRAYAAVPHSDRREHLMIERLRESDAFIPALSLLAAVNGAGVGHVLLTRAHIQSERSSMPVLALAPLSVVPEWQSRGIGTRLVDAAHRQAAERGFGAIVLVGNADYYPRFGYRPLARYPIILPFDAPAPNCMIMPLTPGALAGVSGTVRYADAWLDH; encoded by the coding sequence ATGGACCCCGCGATCGCGATCCGCGCTGAACGACCGGAGGACGGCCCGACGATCGGCGACATCGTGCGTCGGGCCTATGCAGCGGTTCCGCACAGCGATCGGCGCGAGCATCTGATGATCGAGCGGTTGCGCGAAAGCGACGCTTTCATCCCCGCGCTATCCCTGCTGGCCGCGGTGAACGGCGCGGGCGTCGGCCATGTCCTGCTGACCAGGGCGCACATCCAGAGCGAGCGATCGAGCATGCCGGTGCTGGCGCTGGCGCCGCTGTCGGTGGTGCCCGAATGGCAATCGCGCGGCATCGGCACGCGCCTCGTCGATGCGGCGCACCGCCAGGCCGCCGAACGCGGCTTCGGCGCGATCGTGCTGGTCGGCAATGCCGATTATTATCCGAGGTTCGGCTATCGGCCGCTCGCCCGCTATCCGATCATCCTGCCGTTCGACGCGCCGGCGCCGAACTGCATGATCATGCCGCTGACCCCCGGCGCGCTCGCGGGCGTCTCGGGGACGGTGCGCTACGCCGATGCGTGGCTGGACCACTGA
- a CDS encoding SPOR domain-containing protein, with amino-acid sequence MRLLLALAALLVAAAPVVAAVDPLAETRIAAGSGDANAQFALAEALRTGKGAPADREAAIMWYKRAAALGHADASDTVGFLLFAAGQRSEAMPYIEKAAARGDPRAFYLLGTAHFNGDYVARDWPLAYAQMMRAAEAGVMPARKSLIVMDKYLLPGDKAKAETILTTLPPIRRLSPAATRLSTALANEPPPSSHTATPVASSPTARTIAPVTSGASTEPSAPRAAPPPAASPQPAAGGAWRVQLGAYASADRARGDWDRLVRKVPALRQFDQRVVQASPGVQRLQAGGLADRRAAESLCRQIHAAGGACFALAP; translated from the coding sequence GTGAGGCTGCTGCTCGCCCTCGCCGCGCTGCTGGTCGCCGCCGCGCCGGTGGTGGCGGCGGTCGATCCGCTGGCGGAAACCCGGATCGCGGCGGGGAGCGGCGATGCCAACGCGCAGTTCGCGCTGGCCGAAGCGCTGCGCACCGGCAAGGGCGCCCCGGCCGACCGCGAGGCGGCGATCATGTGGTACAAGCGCGCCGCCGCGCTCGGCCATGCCGACGCATCGGACACGGTCGGCTTCCTGCTGTTCGCCGCCGGCCAGCGATCGGAGGCGATGCCCTATATCGAGAAGGCGGCAGCACGCGGCGATCCGCGCGCCTTCTACCTGCTCGGCACCGCGCACTTCAACGGCGACTATGTCGCGCGCGACTGGCCGCTCGCTTACGCCCAGATGATGCGGGCGGCCGAAGCGGGGGTGATGCCGGCGCGCAAGAGCCTGATCGTCATGGATAAATATCTGCTGCCCGGCGACAAGGCCAAGGCCGAGACGATCCTGACGACGCTGCCTCCGATCCGCCGGCTGAGCCCGGCCGCGACGCGCCTGTCCACCGCGCTGGCGAACGAACCGCCGCCATCCAGCCACACCGCGACGCCCGTGGCATCATCGCCAACGGCGCGCACGATTGCACCCGTGACTTCCGGGGCCAGCACCGAACCAAGCGCGCCACGCGCCGCGCCGCCGCCTGCTGCATCGCCCCAGCCGGCTGCGGGCGGGGCGTGGCGCGTCCAGCTCGGCGCCTATGCCTCGGCCGATCGCGCGCGCGGCGACTGGGATCGGCTGGTGCGCAAGGTGCCGGCGCTCCGCCAGTTCGACCAGCGCGTCGTGCAGGCGAGCCCCGGCGTTCAGCGACTGCAGGCGGGCGGCCTCGCCGATCGCCGTGCGGCCGAGTCGCTCTGCCGCCAGATCCACGCCGCCGGCGGCGCCTGCTTCGCACTGGCGCCCTAG
- the ruvX gene encoding Holliday junction resolvase RuvX, producing MIGADAAAFAMALPERGRLAGLDVGTKTIGIAFCDAGWTIASPAETIRRAKFSVDRAILRDLLARQSVRGMVIGLPLSLDGSDSPRTQSVRAFARNVADLGLPILLWDERWSTAAVTRTLIAADASRARRAELVDKLAAAYILQGAIDGLASA from the coding sequence ATGATCGGCGCCGATGCCGCCGCCTTTGCCATGGCACTGCCCGAACGCGGGCGGCTGGCGGGGCTCGACGTCGGCACCAAGACGATCGGGATCGCCTTCTGCGACGCCGGCTGGACGATCGCGAGCCCGGCCGAGACGATCCGCCGCGCCAAGTTCAGCGTCGATCGCGCGATCCTGCGCGACCTGCTCGCGCGCCAATCGGTGCGCGGCATGGTGATCGGGCTGCCGCTCAGCCTCGACGGCAGCGACAGCCCGCGCACCCAATCGGTGCGCGCCTTCGCCCGCAACGTCGCCGATCTCGGCCTGCCGATCCTACTGTGGGACGAGCGCTGGTCGACCGCCGCCGTCACCCGCACATTGATCGCCGCCGACGCCAGCCGCGCCCGCCGCGCCGAGCTGGTCGACAAGCTGGCGGCGGCCTACATCTTGCAGGGTGCGATCGATGGTCTGGCCTCGGCTTGA
- a CDS encoding dihydroorotase produces MVSDLAILNGRFADGGSGGVLVRDGHIAAIGGFDVPESVSRIDARGALIGPGLIDVGVFAVDGPAFAAGGITRILLMPDQAQPLDNTALILRAAASGKPGVWVHPLAAATRALEGQELAEIGLMRAAGACGAATGRGWIADSGVMYRLLAYAGAQGLRLVAHAEDGGLAADAVMTEGETATRLGLAAAPPQAEALAIARDLLLVEATGAPLHFRQVTTARGLALVRDAKKRGLPVSCGISPAHLLLADSAVTGFRTFGRLSPPLRDEADRRACLDAVADGTIDLICSGHDPQGPEAKRLPFADAEPGMAGAETLLALALVLVRDGLIDLVRLFDLLAGAPARLFGLPGGRLDVGAEADILLVDPDAPWRITSDAMVAAAGNTPFDGLPVQGRVLRTIKGGVTLA; encoded by the coding sequence ATGGTGAGCGATCTTGCGATCCTCAACGGCCGCTTCGCCGATGGCGGCAGCGGCGGCGTGCTCGTCCGGGACGGGCATATCGCCGCGATAGGCGGCTTCGACGTGCCCGAAAGCGTCAGCCGCATCGACGCGCGCGGCGCGCTGATCGGCCCCGGCCTGATCGACGTCGGCGTGTTCGCGGTCGACGGCCCGGCTTTCGCCGCGGGCGGCATCACCCGCATCCTGCTGATGCCCGATCAGGCGCAGCCGCTCGACAATACGGCGCTGATCCTGCGCGCCGCCGCATCGGGCAAGCCGGGCGTGTGGGTCCACCCGCTCGCCGCCGCGACGCGCGCGCTGGAGGGGCAGGAACTCGCCGAGATCGGATTGATGCGCGCCGCCGGTGCGTGCGGGGCGGCGACCGGGCGCGGCTGGATCGCCGATTCGGGCGTGATGTACCGCCTGCTCGCTTATGCCGGCGCGCAGGGGCTGCGCCTCGTCGCGCATGCCGAGGATGGCGGGCTCGCCGCCGACGCAGTGATGACCGAGGGCGAGACCGCGACGCGGCTCGGCCTCGCCGCCGCACCGCCGCAGGCCGAGGCGCTGGCGATCGCGCGCGACCTGCTACTGGTCGAGGCGACCGGCGCGCCGCTCCATTTCCGCCAGGTGACGACCGCGCGCGGGCTCGCGCTGGTGCGCGACGCCAAGAAGCGCGGGCTGCCGGTGAGCTGCGGCATCAGCCCGGCGCATCTGCTGCTCGCCGACAGCGCGGTCACCGGCTTCCGCACCTTCGGCCGGCTGTCGCCGCCGCTGCGCGACGAGGCCGACCGGCGTGCCTGCCTCGATGCGGTCGCCGACGGCACGATCGACCTGATCTGCTCGGGGCACGATCCGCAGGGGCCGGAAGCCAAGCGCCTGCCCTTCGCCGATGCCGAACCGGGCATGGCCGGCGCGGAGACATTGCTCGCGCTCGCGCTCGTGCTGGTGCGCGACGGGCTGATCGATCTGGTGCGCCTGTTCGACCTGCTCGCCGGCGCCCCCGCGCGGCTGTTCGGCCTGCCCGGCGGCCGGCTCGACGTGGGCGCGGAAGCCGACATCCTGCTGGTCGACCCGGATGCGCCGTGGCGGATCACCTCGGACGCGATGGTCGCCGCCGCCGGCAACACGCCGTTCGACGGGCTGCCGGTGCAGGGCCGCGTGCTGCGCACGATCAAGGGCGGAGTGACGCTGGCGTGA
- a CDS encoding aspartate carbamoyltransferase catalytic subunit, which translates to MPAPSHRIPDDRAGLPFPHRHLLGIYGLQPHEILFLLDEAEQWVTLNRQASKHDDRLRGLTQINAFFENSTRTLLSFEIAGKRLGADVVNMAVAQSSVKKGETLIDTAITLNAMRPDLIVIRHDASGAVQLIADKVDCPVLNAGDGRHEHPTQALLDALTIRRRKGRVEGLTVAICGDVLHSRVARSNILTLTALGADVRVVGPPTLLPAAIERMGVTPFTDFDAGLDGADVVMMLRLQRERMSGGFVPSLREYHALYGLTPERLAKAAPDALVMHPGPMNRGVEIASSVADDIDRSAIPEQVEMGVAVRMACLDVLTRTRRGAW; encoded by the coding sequence ATGCCTGCCCCGAGCCATCGTATCCCTGACGACCGCGCGGGGCTGCCATTCCCGCACCGCCATCTGCTCGGCATTTACGGCCTGCAGCCGCACGAGATCCTGTTCCTGCTCGACGAGGCGGAGCAGTGGGTGACGCTTAACCGCCAGGCGAGCAAGCATGACGACCGGCTGCGCGGGCTGACGCAGATCAACGCCTTCTTCGAGAACAGCACCCGGACGCTGCTGAGCTTCGAGATCGCGGGCAAGCGGCTCGGTGCCGACGTGGTCAACATGGCGGTGGCACAATCGAGCGTGAAGAAGGGCGAGACGCTGATCGACACCGCGATCACGCTCAACGCGATGCGGCCCGATCTGATCGTGATCCGCCACGATGCGTCGGGCGCGGTGCAACTGATCGCCGACAAGGTCGACTGCCCGGTGCTCAATGCCGGCGACGGGCGACACGAGCATCCGACGCAGGCGTTGCTCGACGCGCTCACCATCCGCCGCCGCAAGGGGCGGGTCGAGGGGCTGACGGTCGCGATCTGCGGCGACGTGCTGCACAGCCGCGTCGCTCGGTCGAACATCCTGACGCTGACCGCCTTGGGCGCCGACGTCCGCGTCGTCGGGCCGCCCACCTTGTTGCCCGCCGCGATCGAGCGGATGGGGGTAACGCCGTTCACCGATTTCGACGCCGGCCTCGACGGCGCCGACGTGGTGATGATGCTGCGGCTGCAGCGCGAGCGCATGTCGGGCGGGTTCGTGCCGTCGCTGCGCGAATATCATGCGCTCTACGGCCTCACGCCCGAGCGGCTGGCGAAGGCCGCGCCCGACGCGCTGGTGATGCATCCCGGCCCGATGAACCGCGGGGTCGAGATCGCCAGCAGCGTCGCCGACGATATCGATCGCTCCGCCATTCCCGAACAGGTCGAGATGGGCGTCGCCGTGCGCATGGCGTGCCTCGACGTGCTGACGCGCACGCGGCGGGGTGCATGGTGA
- a CDS encoding DUF3309 family protein, with translation MLFPILVVLLIILLIGGLPAWPYSTDWGYYPSGGIGLLLVILVIILLTRRR, from the coding sequence ATGCTGTTTCCGATCCTCGTCGTCCTCCTCATCATCCTGCTGATCGGCGGTCTGCCCGCATGGCCGTACAGCACCGATTGGGGCTATTATCCGAGCGGTGGCATCGGCCTGCTGCTGGTGATCCTCGTCATCATCCTGCTGACCCGCCGGCGATAG
- a CDS encoding DUF3089 domain-containing protein — protein sequence MPSPIMPARRFLYLIAIVIGLLLAVGLGWALFQDRLMRLAFVPSAPFAPLPATTSPDYARSAAWLSRPDLPDDPSRWTPPGTAAAPSRRAAIFYLPPTTYLGRDRWNAPIDDASANARLVLFARSQASVFNGAGAIWAPRYRQATLGAFLVPGDPRANQALDFAYADVARAFDAFLAAAPTDAPIVLAGHSQGALHLLRLLREKVAGRPIAARIAAIYAIGWPISTAADLPALGFPACDRPDQRGCIVAYQSFAEPADPRLIAPYFLHGTGFTGRPRAGTAMLCVNPLTGAAGGAAPASANRGALVPDADYRAATLKPGLVPARCSPQGLLLIGPPPDGYGAYVLPGNNYHVFDYALFWANLRADVATRLGAAR from the coding sequence ATGCCATCGCCTATCATGCCCGCCCGCCGCTTCCTCTACCTGATCGCGATCGTCATCGGCCTGCTGCTGGCGGTCGGGCTCGGCTGGGCGCTGTTCCAGGATCGGTTGATGCGGCTGGCGTTCGTACCGTCCGCCCCGTTCGCGCCGCTGCCCGCCACGACCTCGCCCGATTATGCGCGGTCCGCCGCATGGCTGTCGCGTCCCGATCTGCCCGACGATCCCAGCCGCTGGACACCCCCCGGCACGGCGGCGGCACCGAGCCGACGTGCCGCGATCTTCTATCTGCCGCCCACCACCTATCTCGGTCGCGACCGCTGGAACGCCCCGATCGACGATGCGTCGGCGAACGCCCGCCTCGTCCTGTTCGCGCGCAGCCAGGCGAGCGTCTTCAACGGTGCCGGCGCGATCTGGGCGCCGCGCTATCGCCAGGCGACGCTCGGCGCCTTCCTCGTGCCGGGCGATCCGCGCGCGAACCAGGCGCTCGACTTCGCTTATGCCGACGTGGCGCGCGCCTTCGATGCGTTCCTCGCCGCCGCGCCGACGGATGCGCCGATCGTGCTGGCGGGGCACAGCCAAGGTGCGCTTCACCTGCTGCGGCTGTTGCGCGAAAAGGTGGCGGGCCGGCCGATCGCGGCGCGCATCGCCGCCATCTATGCGATCGGCTGGCCGATCTCGACCGCTGCCGATCTGCCCGCGCTCGGCTTTCCCGCATGCGACCGTCCCGACCAGCGCGGCTGCATCGTCGCCTATCAGAGCTTCGCCGAGCCGGCCGATCCGCGCCTGATCGCGCCTTACTTCCTGCACGGCACCGGCTTCACCGGCCGGCCGCGCGCGGGCACCGCGATGCTGTGCGTCAACCCGCTGACCGGCGCGGCCGGCGGCGCCGCACCCGCATCGGCCAATCGCGGCGCATTGGTGCCCGATGCCGATTATCGCGCCGCGACGCTCAAGCCCGGCCTCGTCCCCGCGCGCTGCTCGCCGCAGGGGCTGCTGCTGATCGGGCCGCCGCCGGATGGCTATGGCGCCTACGTCCTGCCCGGCAACAATTACCACGTGTTCGATTACGCCTTGTTCTGGGCGAACCTGCGCGCCGACGTGGCGACGCGGCTGGGCGCGGCGCGATGA
- the gatA gene encoding Asp-tRNA(Asn)/Glu-tRNA(Gln) amidotransferase subunit GatA codes for MSGLTDLGVAAIRDGFREGDFSAREVAEAFNAAVAAAKPLNAFIVETPEHALAAADAADQERADGSVRPLSGVPLGIKDLFCTAGVQTTAASHMLEGFVPPYESTVTERLFLSGAGMLGKLNLDQFAMGSSNETSAFGDVLSPWRSKTGGNAALTPGGSSGGSSAAVAARIAPGATGTDTGGSIRQPAAFTGISGIKPTYGRCSRWGVVAFASSLDQPGAMARDVRDCAIMLEAMSGFDPKDATSLKLDVPAWENNLSSDLRGLRVGVPKEYRVDGMPAEIDALWERGIAFARDAGAEIVEVSLPHTRYALPTYYIIAPAEASSNLARYDGVRYGLRDLPEGANLQDMYAATRADGFGAEVKRRILIGTYVLSAGFYDAYYTKAQKVRALIARDFERAFETCDVLLTPTAPSAAFALGEKSADPLAMYLNDVFTVPSSLAGLPAMSVPGGVDAGGLPLGLQIIGRPLDEQGVLNAALAIEERAGFTARAEKWW; via the coding sequence ATGAGCGGTCTCACCGATCTCGGCGTCGCCGCCATTCGCGACGGCTTCCGCGAGGGTGATTTTTCGGCGCGCGAAGTGGCCGAGGCGTTCAACGCCGCCGTCGCCGCGGCCAAGCCGCTCAACGCCTTCATCGTCGAGACGCCCGAGCATGCGCTCGCCGCCGCCGATGCGGCCGATCAGGAGCGCGCCGACGGATCGGTGCGGCCGTTGTCGGGCGTGCCGCTCGGCATCAAGGATCTGTTCTGCACCGCCGGCGTGCAGACCACCGCCGCCAGCCACATGCTCGAAGGCTTCGTGCCGCCCTATGAATCGACCGTCACCGAGCGGCTGTTCCTCTCGGGCGCGGGCATGCTCGGCAAGCTCAACCTCGACCAGTTCGCGATGGGCTCGTCGAACGAGACGAGCGCGTTCGGCGACGTGTTGAGCCCGTGGCGCTCGAAGACCGGCGGCAATGCCGCGCTCACGCCCGGCGGCTCGTCGGGCGGCAGCTCGGCGGCGGTCGCGGCGCGGATCGCGCCGGGCGCGACCGGCACCGACACCGGCGGCTCGATCCGCCAGCCCGCCGCCTTCACCGGCATTTCGGGCATCAAGCCGACCTATGGCCGCTGCTCGCGCTGGGGCGTGGTCGCCTTCGCCTCCAGCCTCGATCAGCCGGGCGCGATGGCGCGCGACGTGCGCGACTGCGCGATCATGCTCGAGGCGATGAGCGGCTTCGATCCCAAGGACGCGACCTCGCTCAAGCTTGACGTGCCGGCGTGGGAAAATAATCTCTCGTCCGATCTGCGCGGCCTGCGCGTCGGCGTGCCGAAGGAATATCGCGTCGACGGCATGCCCGCCGAGATCGATGCCCTGTGGGAGCGCGGCATCGCCTTCGCGCGCGACGCGGGCGCGGAGATCGTCGAGGTCAGTCTGCCGCACACCAGATATGCGCTGCCGACCTATTACATCATCGCGCCGGCGGAGGCGTCGTCCAACCTCGCCCGCTACGATGGCGTGCGCTACGGCCTGCGCGACCTGCCCGAGGGCGCGAACCTGCAGGACATGTACGCCGCCACGCGCGCCGACGGCTTCGGCGCCGAGGTGAAGCGCCGCATCCTGATCGGCACCTACGTGCTGTCGGCGGGCTTCTACGACGCTTATTACACCAAGGCGCAGAAGGTGCGGGCGCTGATCGCGCGCGATTTTGAGCGCGCCTTCGAGACGTGCGACGTGCTGCTGACGCCGACCGCGCCGTCGGCCGCGTTCGCGCTGGGCGAGAAGAGCGCCGATCCGCTGGCGATGTACCTCAACGACGTGTTCACGGTGCCGTCGAGCCTCGCCGGGCTGCCGGCCATGTCGGTGCCGGGCGGGGTCGATGCGGGCGGGCTGCCGCTCGGCCTGCAGATCATCGGCCGGCCGCTCGACGAGCAGGGCGTGCTCAACGCCGCGCTCGCGATCGAGGAGCGCGCGGGCTTCACCGCGCGGGCGGAGAAGTGGTGGTAA
- a CDS encoding PEP-CTERM sorting domain-containing protein — MGKVVNRCVLIASGITACLTTTSAMAAVTYDDLAVLVAANATATGKTASGDAGGTIVDHPTYSSQPVDTKASETIASALNAPFSGSQSEVTGTLGSPSSGEFAINLFGYEYPYYPQPAVANATGAANIGYYFSSDTKIQIDFTSTYLSQSLAPNNTIGQLVVFQIVDGTKKIRYDSTTQLPFQFGAANATYQTSILDAGEYEIFAAFSGLTNNGNTYTTDLFGVESDLKFDVQSIGGPVPSAVPEPASWLMALCGFAMCGAGTRRTRLAARSA; from the coding sequence ATGGGCAAGGTCGTGAACAGATGCGTCCTGATCGCGTCGGGGATTACAGCTTGCCTGACGACGACGTCGGCGATGGCGGCCGTCACTTATGATGATCTGGCGGTCCTCGTCGCGGCGAACGCGACCGCAACGGGGAAGACTGCGTCCGGTGATGCCGGCGGCACGATCGTCGATCACCCCACTTATTCCAGTCAACCGGTCGACACCAAAGCCAGCGAAACGATCGCCTCAGCGCTCAACGCGCCTTTTTCGGGCTCGCAGTCCGAAGTGACCGGCACGCTTGGCAGTCCGTCTTCCGGCGAATTCGCGATCAATCTTTTTGGATATGAATACCCTTATTATCCCCAGCCCGCCGTCGCGAACGCGACCGGGGCCGCGAATATCGGCTATTATTTCAGCTCGGATACCAAAATACAGATCGACTTCACGTCGACATATCTTTCGCAGTCGCTTGCCCCCAATAATACAATCGGGCAGCTGGTCGTGTTTCAGATCGTCGACGGCACGAAGAAGATTCGCTATGACAGCACGACGCAACTTCCTTTTCAGTTCGGCGCTGCAAACGCCACGTATCAAACGAGCATTCTCGATGCTGGCGAATATGAGATCTTCGCAGCGTTCAGCGGACTGACCAATAACGGAAACACATACACAACCGATCTGTTCGGGGTCGAATCGGACCTGAAGTTCGATGTCCAGTCGATCGGCGGCCCTGTGCCCTCCGCCGTGCCCGAGCCCGCGTCGTGGCTGATGGCGCTGTGCGGCTTCGCGATGTGCGGCGCGGGAACACGACGAACGCGGCTTGCGGCACGATCCGCCTGA
- the gatC gene encoding Asp-tRNA(Asn)/Glu-tRNA(Gln) amidotransferase subunit GatC → MSVDAAAVRKIASLARIAVTEAEVDAMTGELNNILGWVEQLGEVDTDGIEPLAAVIPNQLRLRDDVVTDGGIRDDVLANAPQAEHGFYAVPKVIE, encoded by the coding sequence ATGTCCGTAGACGCCGCCGCCGTGCGCAAGATCGCCAGCCTGGCCCGTATCGCCGTCACCGAAGCCGAGGTCGACGCGATGACGGGGGAGCTCAACAACATCCTCGGCTGGGTCGAGCAATTGGGGGAGGTCGATACCGACGGCATCGAACCGCTCGCCGCCGTCATCCCGAACCAGCTGCGCCTGCGCGACGACGTCGTGACCGATGGCGGCATCCGCGACGACGTGTTGGCGAACGCCCCGCAGGCGGAACATGGCTTCTACGCCGTGCCGAAGGTGATCGAATGA
- the serB gene encoding phosphoserine phosphatase SerB: MDIATLIASNHLSRADVDGARDALAGVGAMTAEPAWIDDGIAVDLPFGRIDRAAARAALEGLLPGVDVVVQPRAHRAKKLLVADMDSTMITIECIDELADYAGIKAEIAAVTERAMRGELDFEAALDARVALLKDLDESAIERCHAERVVLMGGARTLIQTMKANGARTVLVSGGFTVFADRVAASIGFDRALSNRLGLADGRLTGIVARPIVGAATKQAVLEEERAALGLDPAETLAVGDGANDIPMIQAAGLGVAYHAKPRTAAAAAARIAHGDLTALLYAQGYARAAWVD, from the coding sequence ATGGACATCGCGACCCTGATAGCATCGAACCATCTGTCGCGCGCCGACGTGGACGGCGCGCGCGATGCGCTCGCCGGCGTGGGGGCGATGACGGCCGAACCGGCGTGGATCGACGACGGCATCGCCGTCGATCTGCCGTTCGGCCGGATCGACCGCGCCGCCGCGCGTGCTGCGCTGGAGGGGTTGCTGCCCGGCGTCGACGTGGTCGTCCAGCCGCGCGCGCATCGCGCCAAGAAGCTGCTCGTCGCCGACATGGATTCGACCATGATCACGATCGAGTGCATCGACGAGCTCGCCGATTATGCAGGCATCAAGGCCGAGATCGCCGCGGTTACCGAGCGTGCGATGCGCGGCGAGCTCGATTTCGAGGCCGCGCTCGACGCGCGCGTCGCGTTGCTCAAGGATCTGGACGAAAGCGCGATCGAGCGCTGCCACGCCGAGCGCGTCGTGCTGATGGGCGGCGCGCGCACCTTGATCCAGACGATGAAGGCCAATGGCGCGCGCACCGTGCTGGTCTCGGGCGGCTTCACCGTATTCGCCGATCGCGTGGCGGCTTCGATTGGTTTCGATCGGGCCTTGTCGAATCGGTTGGGGCTCGCCGACGGGCGGCTGACCGGCATCGTCGCGCGCCCGATCGTCGGCGCGGCGACCAAGCAGGCGGTGCTGGAAGAGGAGCGCGCCGCGCTCGGGCTCGATCCGGCCGAGACGCTGGCGGTGGGCGACGGCGCCAACGACATCCCAATGATCCAGGCCGCCGGTCTCGGCGTCGCCTATCACGCCAAGCCCAGGACGGCCGCCGCCGCCGCCGCACGGATCGCGCACGGCGACCTGACGGCATTGCTCTACGCACAGGGCTATGCCCGCGCGGCATGGGTGGATTGA
- a CDS encoding MBL fold metallo-hydrolase translates to MTAEPPLRAAIIPVTPFQQNCTLIWCTRTMRGAVVDAGGELPRIKAAAAQAGVAIEKLLVTHGHADHCGGVAEFAAELGVPVEGPQREDLFWIAKLHENAPRFGIDARPFEPTRWLEDGDQVTVGALVLDVYHCPGHTPGHVVFHHAPSKLALVGDVLFQGSIGRTDFPRGNHAELIAAITQKLWPLGDDTAFICGHGPMSRFGHERANNPFVGDTVLARGGGDANRHGPG, encoded by the coding sequence ATGACTGCTGAACCTCCGCTCCGCGCCGCCATCATCCCGGTCACACCGTTCCAGCAGAATTGTACATTGATCTGGTGCACGCGCACCATGCGCGGCGCGGTGGTGGATGCCGGCGGTGAGCTGCCACGGATCAAGGCCGCTGCCGCGCAGGCGGGCGTCGCGATCGAGAAATTGCTGGTGACGCACGGCCATGCCGATCATTGCGGCGGCGTCGCCGAATTCGCGGCCGAGCTCGGCGTGCCGGTCGAAGGGCCGCAGCGCGAAGACCTGTTCTGGATCGCCAAATTGCACGAGAATGCGCCGCGCTTCGGCATCGACGCGCGCCCGTTCGAGCCGACCCGCTGGCTGGAGGATGGCGACCAGGTGACGGTGGGCGCGCTGGTGCTCGACGTCTATCACTGCCCCGGTCACACGCCCGGCCATGTCGTGTTCCACCACGCACCGTCGAAGCTGGCGCTGGTCGGCGACGTATTGTTCCAGGGATCGATCGGCCGCACCGATTTCCCGCGCGGCAACCATGCCGAGCTGATCGCGGCGATCACGCAGAAGCTGTGGCCGCTGGGCGACGACACCGCCTTCATTTGCGGTCACGGCCCGATGTCGCGCTTCGGGCATGAGCGGGCGAACAACCCGTTCGTCGGCGACACGGTGCTGGCGCGCGGCGGCGGCGATGCCAACCGGCACGGGCCGGGGTGA